In a genomic window of Phalacrocorax aristotelis chromosome 8, bGulAri2.1, whole genome shotgun sequence:
- the FGF1 gene encoding fibroblast growth factor 1 encodes MAEGEITTFTALTEKFNLPLANYKKPKLLYCSNGGHFLRILPDGKVDGTRDRSDQHIQLQLSAESVGEVYIKSTKSGQYLAMDSNGLLYGSQLPGEECLFLERIEENHYNTYTSKKHADKNWFVGLKKNGNSKLGPRTHYGQKAILFLPLPVSAD; translated from the exons ATGGCCGAAGGGGAAATCACTACCTTCACTGCCCTGACCGAAAAGTTCAACCTTCCCCTGGCGAACTACAAGAAACCCAAACTCCTGTACTGCAGCAACGGGGGCCACTTCCTACGGATCCTCCCAGATGGCAAAGTGGATGGGACCAGGGACCGAAGCGACCAGCACA ttCAACTCCAGCTAAGCGCGGAAAGTGTGGGAGAGGTGTATATAAAGAGCACCAAGTCTGGGCAGTACCTGGCGATGGACAGCAACGGGCTGCTCTACGGCTCG CAGTTACCGGGTGAGGAGTGCCTGTTCCTCGAAAGGATTGAAGAAAACCATTACAACACGTACACCTCCAAAAAGCACGCGGATAAGAACTGGTTCGTTGGTCTGAAGAAGAATGGGAACAGCAAGCTGGGGCCGCGGACTCACTATGGCCAGAAGGCGATCCTTTTCCTCCCGCTGCCCGTCTCGGCTGACTAA